Proteins encoded by one window of Molothrus aeneus isolate 106 chromosome 16, BPBGC_Maene_1.0, whole genome shotgun sequence:
- the ALKBH5 gene encoding RNA demethylase ALKBH5, whose product MAGSGYTDLREKLKSMMPYRDGHKGGGGGGGLPREPPEPPYERKRRHQEDSGSEPSDYEEQKEEEEARKVKSGIRQLRLFSAEECAKIEARIEDVVSRAEKGLYKEHTVDRAPLRNKYFFGEGYTYGSQLQRRGPGQERLYPRGEVDVIPEWVHDLVIRKLVEHRVIPEGFVNSAVINDYQPGGCIVSHVDPIHIFERPIVSVSFFSDSALCFGCKFQFKPIRVSEPVLFLPVKRGSVTVLSGYAADEITHCIRPQDIKERRAVIILRKTRLDAPRLETKSLSSSVLPPGYNSDRLSGSNRDQILKPKRSHRKADPDAAHRPRILEMDKEENRRSVLLPKHRRRSNFSSENYWRRSYEYTEDCEDEEEDGSPARKVKMRRH is encoded by the exons ATGGCCGGCAGCGGCTACACGGACCTGCGGGAGAAGCTCAAGTCCATGATGCCCTACCGGGACGGCCACaaaggcggcggcggcggcggcggcctcCCGCGGGAGCCCCCCGAACCGCCGTACGAGCGCAAGCGGCGGCACCAGGAGGACTCCGGCTCCGAGCCCAGCGACTACgaggagcagaaggaggaggaggaagctcgGAAAGTGAAGAGCGGCATCCGCCAGCTTCGCCTCTTCAGCGCCGAGGAGTGCGCCAAGATCGAGGCGCGCATCGAGGACGTGGTGTCCCGGGCGGAGAAGGGGCTCTACAAGGAGCACACGGTGGACCGGGCGCCGCTGCGGAACAAGTATTTTTTCGGGGAAGGCTACACCTACGGGTCTCAGCTGCAGCGGCGGGGCCCCGGCCAGGAGCGCCTGTACCCGCGGGGGGAGGTGGACGTCATCCCCGAGTGGGTGCACGACCTGGTGATCAGGAAGCTGGTGGAGCACCGGGTGATCCCCGAGGGCTTTGTGAACAGTGCCGTCATCAACGACTACCAGCCGGGGGGCTGCATTGTCTCCCACGTGGACCCCATCCATATCTTTGAGAGGCCCATCGTCTCCGTGTCCTTCTTCAGCGACTCGGCGCTCTGCTTCGGGTGTAAATTCCAGTTCAAGCCCATCAGGGTGTCGGAGCCCGTTCTGTTCCTGCCCGTGAAGAGGGGGAGCGTCACGGTGCTCAG TGGGTATGCGGCCGACGAAATCACACACTGCATTCGACCACAGGACATCAAGGAGAGGAGAGCTGTCATCATCCTCAGAAA AACAAGACTAGATGCACCTCGATTGGAAACAAAATCCCTGAGTAGCTCTGTGTTGCCACCAGGTTATAACTCTGACCGCCTGTCGGGAAGCAACCGGGACCAGATCCTCAAACCAAAGCGGTCCCATCGCAAAGCAGATCCTGATGCTGCCCACAG GCCACGGATTCTAGAAATGGATAAGGAGGAGAACAGGCGTTCAGTCCTCTTACCAAAACATAGGAGACGGAGCAACTTCAGCTCTGAGAACTATTGGCGAAGGTCGTACGAGTACACAGAGgactgtgaggatgaggaggaggacgGCAGCCCCGCCAGGAAGGTTAAAATGAGGCGACACTGA